Within the Sceloporus undulatus isolate JIND9_A2432 ecotype Alabama unplaced genomic scaffold, SceUnd_v1.1 scaffold_875, whole genome shotgun sequence genome, the region ACATCAGGGCATCATTGATGCACATCAGTAGAGCCCAGTTTGCATTGGGACGCTCTTCCCGACGCACCATCTTTGCAACAACtggatttctttctcttccccaggtgaAGCATACTCCCTAAGCTgctgtcataggagtttatcacaccggggctGATTTCAgcgttaaagagagattaaagtgcatttaaagcatcccgcaaatgaagcagaaatggtgagTAGTTGCGCCATTGATTATCACATCAAAcaatgttggaaatgcattgtcgaaagtaaaaagatgcacgttaaagcctctgtgaccactttaatagcgggttttgtgcgacgccGCGTGAAACCGTTACACATAAATACGCAATTTTGGGGGcatattcatgggataaattcTTGAACTCAAACGTATTGCATACTGGAATAAACTCCACATAGGGCATGGGTTTCCAGGactgtcaccattttagtcgcctgtctctggacacactccagttttctaTATGTGGACATTTATGGATAGATCCAGCTCTTGACTACATTGAACTTGAGAAAACCCACAAGTTTTCTTGACCATTTGGGAAGATATAGCATCATGTAAGCTGCCTCCAGGTCCTACAAGGAAAGATGGCATTGGAATCTATTTGATAAAcctagagaaagaaaggagacgAGTGAGAAGCCAATAGATACTGTTTTTGAATACAGCCAGGAGTCCGTCCCATACAAAGCCCCCCTGGCAGCCTGTCTTCTTGTAGGCGCAGTCTATTACctctggaagagaaggagaaagcctGGTGAAAAGGAAAACCCAATCCTGGAAGGAATAGATCTTTCTTTCGAGTCTTTCCAATCATCCAGAGCCCCTGGCTGTGCTTTCGTTGTTCCAAACCCAGAGCTAATGTTGGCGTTAGGGCTAAGCCATAGGAAGGCTAGGGCCAAACCCAACCTTGCTCCTATATCCTCCCATGCCTATGTTGCACTGAAAGGTTTCGTGGCACATGCTGGTGGATGTTCCACAAGGCTTCGATGTTGGAGACGGTCGCAAAAGCCCAGCAAGATCTGCAGTCTGGTCcctgggagaagaagaaaaagaagagaaggtcAATGCGGTCCAGTGctttcaaactttggtcctccaggtattttggacttcaactcccagaagtcccagccagcttggctaatggtcaggaattctgggagctgaagtccaaaacatctggaggaccaaagtttgggaaccactgatgtagccCCTATTCCATCATCTGTAATGAAGCCAAGACTTATGGGGTTAGTGTGACATGACCTTTTCGTTGCCAGAAACAGTATCATCCAcagtttctgacttacgatgactgtaaggcgaatctatcatggggttttcttggcaagatttctccagggaaggtttgccatggccttcccctgaggctgagagagtgtgacttgccaaagggcacccaatgggtttcatggccgagttggggatcgaaccccggtctccagaattgtagtccaatgctgaaaacaCTAAGCTTGGGGTCTCTATAGACTCAGGACTTCATATAggaaagcttattattattattattattattattattattattattattattattatttatatcctgctcctcCGAACAATCGAAATggcttacattaaaatacaatatcaatacAATATCATATAATAACATTACAACGCTATCCCTCCCAAATCCTCCCATCAGtaatactaaaatacaattaaattatcaaaCAACCATTAATAATTAAATCATTAACAATTATTAACAATAGCCAGAGCAAACTAGGCATTCGTCAGCAACCAGTCACAGATTGTTAGGATGATGGACAGAAACATCCATTGACTGGCAACGCTactatttggactacaactagatggtgatggtgatgatgggtgCCAGAAGATTGGCGAATCTATCCTGATCAATGTCTGATCagaaatcgaactctggtctccaaagttgtagtccaacacttaaacagtCCATATCCAAAGTATAATGCCCTCGCCAAAGAGAAGTCCCATTTCCGAAACCTCTCTGGGATGGGTGCCCTCTTTTCCCCAGTACCTTGCAAGCCTTTTCCATCCTTACCTGGTCTTTCACCGCTGAGATGGCGCCTGCCTTTCTCCAGTCGCAGGATTGAGATATGGATTTATTTGCAATATTTCCCAGCTTGGGGTAGCTTAACTGTTTCACTGGTGGCGCTGGTGAGGGAAGAGACATGCCATACATCTTTGCAAACTCATGTTctagagggggaaagaggaaggcagcGGTCACCATGCCTTTTGCACCAAAAATGCCAACTGCATCAAAATATAcacagctggcatccattttGCATACAGCGACAACATGAAAATGAACACCGTCACCGTCCCTTTTGTGAAGAATGCCAATGACATAgacacagatatatacacaccccactctcttccatgccagcattctctgaagatgccaaagccacagatgctggcagaatgtctggaataaactcttctggaaaatGGTCTcttagccccaaaaccccacaaaaaactgaatgctggccatgaaagccttcgacttcacaatgaaaATATCATTTACATAATACGATAATGCATATAATTTTAAAGTAATACAAatatagacacacacaaacagacacaagTCTAGGTCTTAGCTTTGACTTCTCCCACCCATTTGGATGTATTTGGGAACGTCTTGAAGGGGAATGTCTGTCAAAGGTGATGATTCTCTtactatagctcccatcatccaccatAGGATGATGTTGGGAAGGCTGGTGCTGCGGAGGGGAAAAGACACACTGATtcctatttgtttctttttgattCCAGCGCATCTGTTGGAGTTAGCGAAATACAATCCTTGAAAACCAGAAGAAAAGATGAGGGATATCCTTGTTGCAAGAGAAGTTGGAAAAAGCAAGTTAAGGAGTAAGGCTGAATACCTTGCAAAACTATAGAagtctgtagcattgagccatggtagttaaatcaatatcaaactgcattatttatattaACAATATTTGCTCAACTATTAGGGAATATATATGTTAAGAAAAAGCCACTAAGGGCCATTGGTTTTATAAAAGACCTGTTCCTGGCAGAAGTGAAAACGGTTATAATACTCCTTTTTTCAGTCTTGGTGGATGCATTTTTACCTGTCAGGTCACTGAAGCGGGTGATGCCATACTGGGCAGTGCCCAGCTCAGACGCCTGCAGCGCATGGCTGACTTCCAAGTTGCGCATGAAAACCTTGAAGCGACGGTGTGTCTCTGGACGGAGAGAAACCGagagtgtgtttgtgcatgcagtGAAACACAGGAGAAGGTTATCATTGTAGACTGATAATTTCATGCATTATATTAGGAAAGGGCTTCTGGAGAGCAGCGTCCGCAGGTTGGAAACGCTGCCATTTTGGACTCTGGCTTCCATGATCcaaaacagtgttttctgggccagcaacaacattttctgtttccCAATGCTGCTTTCTATGCTGGTTCTTGGCATGGCTATGCCAAGAGCcggcatggcataatggtttgaaggttagactacgactttggagaccagggttcgttcaattccccacttggccataaaacatGTAATCCTGGGtaagtgacactttctcagcctcaaaaggaggCTGTCTGACAAACCTCcttcgaacaaatcttgccaaggaaatgctgttttccacaCAAAGCACTTTTCCGTGCAAACGTTCGGCGTACAAATACTGTTTAAAAGGAGGCACATCTGGCAGGCACCAAGTTGGCAAAGGCTGGCATTTGCATGGCACCCTGTTTAGTTTTTAGTTCTAGAAGGAACCTCAGAGGATGTCTGGATTTATCATCTCCAGAAATAAAAGCCAACCTCAACTATATTCCCCAAAACCCAGGACAAACAGAGATTACCTTCTTGGCTTTCGTAGGTTTTGTTGAACTGTCTCATAAAATCCTGAAACATCTGGACCATTTGAGTCTGTAGGAAACGCagaaaggc harbors:
- the LOC121917809 gene encoding LOW QUALITY PROTEIN: cathepsin W-like (The sequence of the model RefSeq protein was modified relative to this genomic sequence to represent the inferred CDS: substituted 1 base at 1 genomic stop codon), encoding MWPATFPLCFMLCGVWISATQPPDLSMTQMVQMFQDFMRQFNKTYESQEETHRRFKVFMRNLEVSHALQASELGTAQYGITRFSDLTEHEFAKMYGMSLPSPAPPVKQLSYPKLGNIANKSISQSCDWRKAGAISAVKDQGPDCRSCWAFATVSNIEALWNIHQHVPRNLSVQHRHGRIXEQEVIDCAYKKTGCQGGFVWDGLLAVFKNRGLSSSVLYPYVGRNQPCQEHRRKKVTPIYGYEVLPRDEK